A single window of Macaca mulatta isolate MMU2019108-1 chromosome 9, T2T-MMU8v2.0, whole genome shotgun sequence DNA harbors:
- the PPP1R3C gene encoding protein phosphatase 1 regulatory subunit 3C (The RefSeq protein has 1 substitution compared to this genomic sequence) produces the protein MSCTRMIQVLDPRPLTSSVMPVDVAMRLCLAHSPPVKSFLGPYDDFQRRHFVNKLKPLKPCLNIKQEAKSQNDWKCSHNQAKKRVVFADSKGLSLTAIHVFSDLPEEPAWDLQFDLLDLNDISSALKRHEEKNLILDFPQPSTDYLSFRSHFQKNFVCLENCSLQERTVTGTVKVKNVSFEKKVQIRITFDSWKSYTDVDCVYMKNVYGGSDSDTFSFAIDLPPVIPTEQKIEFCISYHANGQVFWDNNDGQNYRIVHVQWKPDGVQTQMAPQDCAFHQTSPKTELESTIFGSPRMASGLFPEWQSWGRMENLASYR, from the coding sequence AATGATCCAGGTTTTAGATCCACGTCCTTTGACAAGTTCGGTCATGCCCGTGGATGTGGCCATGAGGCTTTGCTTGGCTCATTCACCACCTGTGAAGAGTTTCCTGGGCCCTTACGATGACTTTCAACGAAGACATTTTGTGAATAAATTAAAGCCTCTGAAACCATGTCTCAACATAAAACAGGAAGCCAAATCACAGAATGACTGGAAGTGCTCGCACAACCAAGCCAAGAAGCGCGTTGTGTTTGCTGACTCCAAGGGCCTCTCTCTCACTGCCATCCATGTCTTCTCTGACCTCCCAGAAGAACCAGCGTGGGATCTCCAGTTTGATCTCTTGGATCTTAATGATATCTCCTCTGCCTTAAAACGCCACGAGGAGAAAAACTTGATTTTAGATTTCCCTCAGCCTTCAACCGATTACTTAAGTTTCCGGAGTCACTTTCAGAAGAACTTTGTCTGTCTGGAGAACTGCTCGTTGCAAGAGCGAACAGTGACAGGGACTGTGAAAGTCAAAAATGTGAGTTTTGAGAAGAAAGTTCAGATCCGTATCACTTTCGATTCTTGGAAAAGCTACACTGATGTGGACTGTGTCTATATGAAAAATGTGTATGGCGGCTCAGATAGTGATACCTTCTCATTTGCCATTGACTTACCCCCTGTCATTCCAACTGAGCAGAAAATTGAGTTCTGCATTTCTTACCATGCTAATGGGCAAGTCTTTTGGGACAACAATGATGGTCAGAATTATAGAATTGTTCATGTTCAATGGAAGCCTGATGGGGTGCAGACACAGATGGCACCCCAGGACTGTGCATTCCACCAGACCTCTCCCAAGACAGAGTTAGAGTCAACAATCTTTGGCAGTCCGAGGATGGCTAGTGGGCTCTTCCcagagtggcagagctgggggagAATAGAGAACTTGGCCTCTTATCGATGA